In Prunus dulcis chromosome 1, ALMONDv2, whole genome shotgun sequence, the following are encoded in one genomic region:
- the LOC117612525 gene encoding UBX domain-containing protein 4 isoform X1 — MAGVSLKCGDCGSLLKSVEEAQEHAELTSHSNFSESTEAVLNLVCSSCGKPCRSKTESDLHTKRTGHTEFVDKTADTVKPISLEVPKVTASESEEAVGASRQAEEMVVPEVDKKLLEELEGMGFSTARATRALHYSGNASLEAAVNWVVEHENDPDIDQMPSVPVNTKVEAPKPSLTPEQLKSKQQELREKARKKKEEEEKRIEKEKEKERIRVGKELLEAKRMEEENERKRIMALRKAEKEEEKRAREKIRQKLEEDKAERRRRLGLPPEDPSTAKPAAPVVEEKKSSLPIRPATKAEQMRECLRSLKQNHKEDDAKVKRAFQTLLTFVGNVARNPDEEKYRKIRLTNQSFQDRVGSFKGGIEFLELCEFERVEGSEFLFLPRDKVDMAVLNSAGSELDSAIKNPFFGVL; from the exons ATGGCTGGCGTATCTCTGAAGTGCGGGGACTGTGGGTCTCTCCTGAAGTCCGTGGAGGAAGCCCAAGAGCATGCCGAGCTTACCTCCCACTCCAACTTCTCTGAGTCAACCGAAGCTGTTCTCAACCTCGTCTGTTCTTCTTGCGGCAAACCATGCCGATCCAAAACC GAAAGTGATTTGCATACCAAAAGAACGGGGCATACTGAGTTTGTTGATAAGACTGCGGATACAGTAAAGCCGATAAGTTTGGAGGTTCCAAAGGTGACAGCTTCAGAGTCCGAAGAGGCTGTTGGTGCAAGTAGACAGGCAGAAG AAATGGTTGTTCCAGAGGTTGACAAAAAGCTGCTTGAGGAACTCGAAGGAATGGGATTTTCAACAGCGCGGGCAACCCGTGCACTTCACTATTCTG GTAATGCTAGCCTGGAGGCTGCAGTCAATTGGGTGGTTGAACATGAGAATGATCCAGACATAGATCAAATGCCCTCA GTACCAGTCAACACCAAAGTTGAGGCTCCAAAACCTTCTCTCACGCCAGAGCAATTGAAATCCAAGCAACAAGAGCTTAG GGAGAAAGCTcgcaagaagaaagaagaagaggagaagagaatagaaaaagaaaaagaaaag gagAGGATTCGAGTAGGCAAGGAACTCTTAGAAGCGAAGagaatggaagaagaaaatgaaagaaaacg GATTATGGCCTTGCGAAAAgcggaaaaagaagaagagaaaagagctAGGGAAAAGATTCGTCAAAAATTGGAGGAAGATAAG GCAGAAAGGAGGAGGAGACTTGGGTTGCCACCAGAAGATCCTTCAACTGCAAAACCTGCTGCACCTGTTGTGGAAGAGAAAAAG AGCTCATTGCCCATAAGGCCTGCTACAAAAGCAGAGCAAATGAGAGAATGTTTGCGATCTCTCAAGCAGAACCACAAG GAGGACGATGCCAAAGTGAAGAGAGCATTCCAGACTCTTTTAACTTTTGTAGGGAATGTTGCCAGAAATCCCGATGAGGagaaatatagaaaaataagaCTCACTAACCAATCTTTCCAG GATAGAGTTGGTTCATTCAAAGGAGGTATTGAGTTTCTTGAGTTGTGCGAGTTTGAGAGGGTAGAAGGGAGCGAGTTCTTGTTTCTTCCTAGGGACAAGGTTGACATGGCAGTGCTGAATTCAGCTGGGTCTGAGCTAGACTCTGCAATAAAGAATCCCTTTTTCGGTGTTCTTTAA
- the LOC117635465 gene encoding UV radiation resistance-associated gene protein isoform X1 produces the protein MERDRTLSAEPKKSDPENVKVIEWEEFEQELVRLWSLSSALSEAQEKKQSLQRKLESLIEVEAESLSRSNELEEMHQKLEARKMVLGNMSRHSMLAVEDTKKKEEQLSIELRSLLVAGTALSVARKRLEESNRLLSTEKGYVRLKNLQKMLRRRQQHMISQVSLLYPVKFTMGPAQEQELDSFPNTSRSGNSARFKPANQGTLTILGLHLTMLPFKMMSFFTNKKEVQKSATALGYVGHAVLLIASCLKVPLRYPLRLGGSHSYIIDYGPSVEATSSDLSSNTVVSTDVKHVEFPLFLDGQDTTRAAYAVFLLNKDLEQLLNYIGVKSLGPRHVLANLKELVRTIQSVDYIDT, from the exons ATGGAACGAGACCGAACCCTGTCCGCAGAGCCGAAGAAGAGCGATCCCGAAAATGTGAAGGTGATCGAATGGGAAGAATTCGAGCAAGAGCTTGTGAGGTTGTGGAGTCTTTCTTCTGCGCTCAGCGAAGCTCAGGAGAAGAAACAGAGTCTTCAGCGGAAGCTCGAATCTCTCATTGAG GTTGAAGCCGAGTCATTGAGTCGATCAAATGAGCTTGAGGAGATGCACCAGAAACTGGAGGCTAGAAAAATGGTGTTGGGAAACATGTCGAGGCATTCTATGCTTGCTGTGGAAGAtactaaaaagaaagaggagcAGCTTAGTATAGAGCTTAGGTCGCTATTGGTTGCTGGGACGGCTCTATCAGTTGCTAGGAAGCGGTTGGAG GAATCAAATCGGCTACTTTCCACAGAAAAGGGGTATGTTCGTCTTAAAAACTTGCAGAAGATGCTAAGAAGGAGACAACAACATATGATATCACAAGTTTCATTGCTCTATCCAGTAAAGTTCACTATGGGTCCTGCACAAGAACAGGAACTTGATTCATTTCCTAACACTAGTAGATCAG GTAATTCTGCTCGATTTAAACCTGCAAATCAAGGAACATTGACAATTTTAGGTCTCCATTTAACTATGCTGCCTTTTaaaatgatgagttttttcACCAACAAGAAGGAGGTTCAGAAGTCTGCAACTGCCCTGGGATATGTCGGTCAT GCTGTCTTACTTATAGCTTCCTGCTTAAAAGTTCCATTGCGTTATCCATTGCGCTTGGGTGGTTCACATTCCTATATTATTGATTATGGACCATCCGTAGAGGCTACTTCATCTGATTTGTCATCAAATACAGTGGTTTCCACAGATGTGAAGCATGTGGAGTTCCCTCTCTTTTTAGATGGTCAAGACACAACGAGAGCGGCATATGCTGTATTCTTACTAAACAAG GATTTAGAGCAGCTTTTGAATTACATTGGTGTTAAGAGCTTAGGACCACGCCATGTCCTGGCCAATTTGAAGGAGCTTGTAAGGACCATTCAATCTGTAGATTATATAGATACGTGA
- the LOC117612525 gene encoding UBX domain-containing protein 1-B isoform X2: MAGVSLKCGDCGSLLKSVEEAQEHAELTSHSNFSESTEAVLNLVCSSCGKPCRSKTESDLHTKRTGHTEFVDKTADTVKPISLEVPKVTASESEEAVGASRQAEEMVVPEVDKKLLEELEGMGFSTARATRALHYSGNASLEAAVNWVVEHENDPDIDQMPSVPVNTKVEAPKPSLTPEQLKSKQQELREKARKKKEEEEKRIEKEKEKERIRVGKELLEAKRMEEENERKRIMALRKAEKEEEKRAREKIRQKLEEDKAERRRRLGLPPEDPSTAKPAAPVVEEKKSSLPIRPATKAEQMRECLRSLKQNHKDRVGSFKGGIEFLELCEFERVEGSEFLFLPRDKVDMAVLNSAGSELDSAIKNPFFGVL; the protein is encoded by the exons ATGGCTGGCGTATCTCTGAAGTGCGGGGACTGTGGGTCTCTCCTGAAGTCCGTGGAGGAAGCCCAAGAGCATGCCGAGCTTACCTCCCACTCCAACTTCTCTGAGTCAACCGAAGCTGTTCTCAACCTCGTCTGTTCTTCTTGCGGCAAACCATGCCGATCCAAAACC GAAAGTGATTTGCATACCAAAAGAACGGGGCATACTGAGTTTGTTGATAAGACTGCGGATACAGTAAAGCCGATAAGTTTGGAGGTTCCAAAGGTGACAGCTTCAGAGTCCGAAGAGGCTGTTGGTGCAAGTAGACAGGCAGAAG AAATGGTTGTTCCAGAGGTTGACAAAAAGCTGCTTGAGGAACTCGAAGGAATGGGATTTTCAACAGCGCGGGCAACCCGTGCACTTCACTATTCTG GTAATGCTAGCCTGGAGGCTGCAGTCAATTGGGTGGTTGAACATGAGAATGATCCAGACATAGATCAAATGCCCTCA GTACCAGTCAACACCAAAGTTGAGGCTCCAAAACCTTCTCTCACGCCAGAGCAATTGAAATCCAAGCAACAAGAGCTTAG GGAGAAAGCTcgcaagaagaaagaagaagaggagaagagaatagaaaaagaaaaagaaaag gagAGGATTCGAGTAGGCAAGGAACTCTTAGAAGCGAAGagaatggaagaagaaaatgaaagaaaacg GATTATGGCCTTGCGAAAAgcggaaaaagaagaagagaaaagagctAGGGAAAAGATTCGTCAAAAATTGGAGGAAGATAAG GCAGAAAGGAGGAGGAGACTTGGGTTGCCACCAGAAGATCCTTCAACTGCAAAACCTGCTGCACCTGTTGTGGAAGAGAAAAAG AGCTCATTGCCCATAAGGCCTGCTACAAAAGCAGAGCAAATGAGAGAATGTTTGCGATCTCTCAAGCAGAACCACAAG GATAGAGTTGGTTCATTCAAAGGAGGTATTGAGTTTCTTGAGTTGTGCGAGTTTGAGAGGGTAGAAGGGAGCGAGTTCTTGTTTCTTCCTAGGGACAAGGTTGACATGGCAGTGCTGAATTCAGCTGGGTCTGAGCTAGACTCTGCAATAAAGAATCCCTTTTTCGGTGTTCTTTAA
- the LOC117635490 gene encoding elongation factor 1-alpha-like yields the protein MGKEKFHINIVVIGHVDSGKSTTTGHLIYKLGGIDKRVIERFEKEAAEMNKRSFKYAWVLDKLKAERERGITIDIALWKFETTKYYCTVIDAPGHRDFIKNMITGTSQADCAVLIIDSTTGGFEAGISKDGQTREHALLAFTLGVKQMICCCNKMDATTPKYSKARYDEIVKEVSSYLKKVGYNPDKIAFVPISGFEGDNMIERSTNLDWYKGPTLLEALDLINEPKRPSDKPLRLPLQDVYKIGGIGTVPVGRVETGIIKPGMVVTFGPTGLTTEVKSVEMHHEALLEALPGDNVGFNVKNVAVKDLKRGFVASNSKDDPAREAANFTSQVIIMNHPGQIGNGYAPVLDCHTSHIAVKFGEILTKIDRRSGKEIEKEPKFLKNGDAGMVKMLPTKPMVVETFSEYPPLGRFAVRDMRQTVAVGVIKSVEKKDPSGAKVTKSAAKKK from the exons ATGGGTAAAGAAAAGTTTCACATCAACATCGTGGTCATTGGCCATGTCGACTCTGGAAAATCGACCACAACTGGTCATCTTATCTACAAGCTTGGAGGTATTGACAAGCGTGTCATTGAGAGGTTCGAGAAGGAAGCTGCTGAGATGAACAAAAGGTCATTCAAGTACGCCTGGGTGCTTGACAAGCTTAAGGCTGAGCGTGAGCGTGGTATCACCATTGATATTGCCTTGTGGAAGTTTGAGACCACCAAGTACTACTGCACAGTCATTGATGCCCCAGGACATCGTGACTTTATCAAGAACATGATTACTGGAACCTCACAGGCTGACTGTGCTGTTCTCATCATCGATTCCACCACTGGTGGTTTTGAAGCTGGTATCTCCAAGGATGGCCAGACCCGTGAGCATGCCCTTCTTGCTTTCACCCTTGGTGTGAAGCAGATGATTTGCTGCTGTAACAAG ATGGATGCCACTACTCCCAAGTACTCCAAGGCAAGGTACGATGAAATCGTGAAGGAAGTCTCATCCTATCTGAAGAAGGTTGGGTACAACCCGGACAAAATTGCATTTGTTCCCATCTCTGGGTTCGAGGGTGACAACATGATTGAGAGATCCACCAACCTTGACTGGTACAAGGGACCAACCCTTCTTGAGGCTCTTGACTTGATCAATGAGCCCAAGAGGCCCTCAGACAAGCCTCTCCGTCTACCACTTCAGGATGTGTACAAGATTGGTGGTATTGGAACTGTGCCAGTGGGCCGTGTTGAGACCGGTATTATCAAGCCTGGTATGGTTGTCACTTTTGGACCAACTGGGCTCACCACTGAAGTTAAGTCTGTTGAGATGCATCATGAGGCCCTTCTGGAGGCACTGCCTGGTGACAATGTCGGATTCAATGTTAAGAATGTTGCTGTGAAGGATCTCAAGCGTGGTTTCGTTGCATCTAACTCCAAGGATGATCCCGCCAGGGAGGCTGCCAACTTCACATCCCAGGTCATCATCATGAACCACCCTGGTCAGATTGGTAACGGATATGCTCCAGTTCTTGATTGCCACACTTCTCACATTGCTGTGAAGTTCGGTGAGATCCTCACCAAGATTGACAGGAGGTCTGGTAAGGAGATAGAGAAGGAGCCCAAATTTTTGAAGAACGGAGATGCAGGTATGGTGAAGATGCTTCCCACCAAGCCCATGGTTGTGGAGACTTTCTCTGAGTACCCTCCATTGGGTCGTTTTGCTGTCCGTGACATGCGTCAGACTGTTGCTGTTGGTGTTATCAAGAGCGTGGAGAAGAAGGATCCCAGTGGTGCCAAGGTCACCAAGTCTGCTGCCAAGAAGAAGTGA
- the LOC117635465 gene encoding UV radiation resistance-associated protein isoform X2 — MHQKLEARKMVLGNMSRHSMLAVEDTKKKEEQLSIELRSLLVAGTALSVARKRLEESNRLLSTEKGYVRLKNLQKMLRRRQQHMISQVSLLYPVKFTMGPAQEQELDSFPNTSRSGNSARFKPANQGTLTILGLHLTMLPFKMMSFFTNKKEVQKSATALGYVGHAVLLIASCLKVPLRYPLRLGGSHSYIIDYGPSVEATSSDLSSNTVVSTDVKHVEFPLFLDGQDTTRAAYAVFLLNKDLEQLLNYIGVKSLGPRHVLANLKELVRTIQSVDYIDT; from the exons ATGCACCAGAAACTGGAGGCTAGAAAAATGGTGTTGGGAAACATGTCGAGGCATTCTATGCTTGCTGTGGAAGAtactaaaaagaaagaggagcAGCTTAGTATAGAGCTTAGGTCGCTATTGGTTGCTGGGACGGCTCTATCAGTTGCTAGGAAGCGGTTGGAG GAATCAAATCGGCTACTTTCCACAGAAAAGGGGTATGTTCGTCTTAAAAACTTGCAGAAGATGCTAAGAAGGAGACAACAACATATGATATCACAAGTTTCATTGCTCTATCCAGTAAAGTTCACTATGGGTCCTGCACAAGAACAGGAACTTGATTCATTTCCTAACACTAGTAGATCAG GTAATTCTGCTCGATTTAAACCTGCAAATCAAGGAACATTGACAATTTTAGGTCTCCATTTAACTATGCTGCCTTTTaaaatgatgagttttttcACCAACAAGAAGGAGGTTCAGAAGTCTGCAACTGCCCTGGGATATGTCGGTCAT GCTGTCTTACTTATAGCTTCCTGCTTAAAAGTTCCATTGCGTTATCCATTGCGCTTGGGTGGTTCACATTCCTATATTATTGATTATGGACCATCCGTAGAGGCTACTTCATCTGATTTGTCATCAAATACAGTGGTTTCCACAGATGTGAAGCATGTGGAGTTCCCTCTCTTTTTAGATGGTCAAGACACAACGAGAGCGGCATATGCTGTATTCTTACTAAACAAG GATTTAGAGCAGCTTTTGAATTACATTGGTGTTAAGAGCTTAGGACCACGCCATGTCCTGGCCAATTTGAAGGAGCTTGTAAGGACCATTCAATCTGTAGATTATATAGATACGTGA
- the LOC117613870 gene encoding putative F-box/LRR-repeat protein 23, which yields MMFGYLGFCAEKLCLFCARVRALIPPFLSSLFSWNSNGQKYLTHLQKLDQIDQPRWEDLPLDCLVNVFGRVGMRSLLLNVPFVCKSWHRTSLDPSCWQRLIFIDTETEMDLETRQFWCCDNEIEADIDIESDRRCFEALMNRFACQYRMDDTCFSDTGFIQFVVNRSRGHATFLRLPGVCPEAAMKYVGDVCHGLKGLSLPRRLLLCSPSIVAELIGKCKHLELLSVGGSHNFEEILLQFSMGCCKNFLNMDVPAALRNREGNKNVPDIIPNVSFLCSYNFEEIFSQIRIHCKNFCGLNVSGALMRREDVLAIVNLLPHIKYLILRKSFIDRDDLATLLQGCEELVLLDARNCCGFDEGDVEISVLASHIGKFSCEGSRYVDPLLWLRSHKYI from the exons ATGATGTTTGGGTATTTAGGTTTTTGTGCAGAGAAGCTTTGTCTATTTTGCGCAAGAGTACGAGCATTAATTCCACCGTTTTtgtcttctctcttttcttggaACTCCAATGGCCAAAAATACCTAACCCACCTTCAGAAGCTTGACCAG ATTGATCAACCAAGATGGGAGGACTTACCTCTGGACTGTTTGGTGAATGTGTTTGGAAGAGTTGGTATGAGGTCGTTGCTCTTAAATGTTCCTTTTGTGTGCAAGTCATGGCACAGGACGAGCCTCGACCCTTCATGCTGGCAACGTCTCATTTTTATTGACACTGAAACTGAGATGGACCTTGAAACTCGTCAATTTTGGTGTTGtgataatgaaattgaagctGATATTGACATTGAATCTGATCGTCGCTGTTTTGAGGCATTGATGAATAGATTTGCATGTCAATATCGAATGGATGATACCTGTTTTTCTGACACTGGATTTATACAGTTCGTAGTCAATCGTAGCAGAGGACATGCAACTTTCCTGAGGCTACCTGGAGTCTGTCCGGAAGCTGCAATGAAATACGTTGGGGATGT GTGTCATGGACTCAAGGGTTTGTCTTTGCCCAGACGTTTACTGCTCTGTTCACCAAGCATCGTTGCAGAACTGATTGGTAAGTGCAAACATTTGGAGTTGTTGTCAGTTGGGGGCAGCCATAATTTCGAGGAGATCCTTTTACAATTCAGCATGGGCTGCTGCAAGAATTTTCTCAACATGGATGTGCCAGCTGCTTTAAGGAATAGGGAAGGGAATAAGAATGTTCCTGATATTATTCCAAATGTTAGCTTCTTATGCAGCTATAATTTTGAGGAAATCTTTTCACAGATCCGCATTCACTGCAAGAATTTTTGTGGTTTAAATGTGTCGGGTGCTTTAATGAGAAGAGAAGATGTGTTGGCAATTGTCAACTTGCTTCCTCATATTAAATACTTAATCTTGAGGAAGTCATTCATTGATCGGGATGATCTTGCCACATTACTTCAAGGCTGCGAAGAACTTGTGCTTTTGGATGCAAGGAATTGCTGTGGTTTTGATGAAGGTGATGTTGAAATATCAGTGCTTGCTTCTCATATTGGTAAATTCAGCTGTGAGGGTTCTAGATATGTTGACCCTCTTCTGTGGTTGCGTAGTCACAAATATATTTAG